The following proteins are encoded in a genomic region of Oncorhynchus keta strain PuntledgeMale-10-30-2019 chromosome 35, Oket_V2, whole genome shotgun sequence:
- the LOC118368788 gene encoding uncharacterized protein LOC118368788, whose product MSDQSKCTTIYMSRELRQASDKALSTGAQEIRFPDHKSPPSLRIGQIQSHHLSLGIRRSFASTDLLTNAHPHSAHSALSLDSLEGVLSLHSDSRVELQPTSDTTLNPRSSHSSRLSLEAIALPAGGEGKCSDGKKSLGTEHEENWQDARDGTNELHPEDDEDSGSLESIDEEEEEEGLMVVNLKASKEKRKKRHDVEGTSTESPSKYLQEFHSLPKRLVPSEITHCLYELEEECRGVERESDSVKWKMELIHRSVVTVQETLRTLLKRLVEAQSNEALDPTPIPTTHHLLSTTHHRPPHSPSHSLFHSANPLLLADAPTKILSASQVNQVPSNLSQCTHHHCLAHRSVARRPSETCLTEANATLTQGHCCPRTTSPGTATLTSCAQRGKERAAALHAITDLRMDVEHLRAAYEEGRQEHRETLEVLRTFQKDMGTLVSHWQRDRQDRQKQSDVGTQLEAIRQQSNNVTEMTRQAVAVFGKVGLQLEGLGAVGTLVRSASTKLTPNSSLLCQCCTSKTMDGESKED is encoded by the exons ATGTCGGACCAATCCAAATGCACCACCATCTATATGTCTCGGGAGTTGAGACAGGCCAGCGACAAGGCTCTATCGACAGGTGCTCAAGAGATACGCTTTCCAGACCATAAATCACCACCATCTCTTCG AATTGGTCAAATTCAGTCACACCATTTGAGTTTAGGAATCCGCCGCTCTTTCGCCTCCACGGACCTGCTCACCAATGCGCATCCGCATTCAGCACACAGTGCACTTTCCCTGGACAGCCTGGAGGGGGTGCTATCGCTACACTCAG ACTCTAGAGTGGAGCTCCAGCCTACCAGTGACACCACCCTGAACCCCAGGAGCTCCCACAGCAGCCGGCTTTCCCTGGAGGCCATAGCGCTGCCTGCAGGCGGGGAGGGGAAGTGCAGCGACGGAAAAAAGAGTTTGGGCACCGAGCACGAGGAGAACTGGCAGGACGCCAGGGATGGCACCAACGAGTTGCACCCTGAGGATGATGAGGATTCGGGGTCCCTTGAGTCCAtcgatgaggaagaggaggaggaagggttaATGGTGGTAAACCTCAAAGCAAGTAAAGAGAAAAGGAAAAAGAGACATGATGTGGAGGGGACTTCAACTGAGAGCCCATCAAAGTACCTACAG GAATTCCATAGTTTACCCAAGAGGCTAGTGCCCTCTGAGATCACCCACTGTCTGTATGAACTAGAG GAGGAGtgcaggggagtggagagagagagcgacagtgTCAAATGGAAGATGGAGCTAATTCATCGCAGCGTGGTCACAGTCCAG GAAACGCTCCGGACTCTTCTGAAACGCCTGGTGGAGGCTCAGAGCAACGAAGCCCTGGACCCAACCCCAATACCGACCAcccaccacctcctctccaccacccacCACCGCCCCCCTCACtcgccctctcactccctcttccacTCCGCCAACCCTCTCTTGCTGGCAGACGCCCCCACCAAGATCCTTTCCGCCTCCCAGGTGAACCAGGTGCCCTCCAACCTGTCCCAGTGTACACACCACCACTGCCTGGCTCACCGTTCCGTGGCGCGCCGCCCATCCGAGACTTGCCTGACCGAGGCCAATGCCACCCTGACCCAGGGCCACTGCTGCCCCAGGACCACCAGCCCTGGAACCGCCACCCTGACCAGCTGTGCCCagcgggggaaggagagagcagcagcCCTCCATGCCATCACTGACCTGAG GATGGACGTAGAGCACCTACGCGCGGCCTATGAGGAGGGGCGCCAGGAGCACCGGGAGACCCTTGAGGTGCTgaggaccttccagaaggacatggGTACCCTGGTGTCccactggcagagagacagacaggacagacagaagcAGAGTGACGTCGGCACACAGCTGGAGGCTATCAGACAGCAATCCAACAACGTCACTGAGAT gactcgGCAGGCAGTTGCTGTGTTCGGTAAAGTGGGGCTTCAATTGGAGGGGCTGGGAGCAGTAGGAACTCTGGTCCGCTCTGCCTCTACCAAGCTGACACCCAACAG TTCTCTACTGTGCCAGTGCTGCACTTCCAAGACAATGGATGGAGAGAGCAAAGAAGACTGA
- the ponzr1 gene encoding plac8 onzin related protein 1, which produces MAVHQQQITTVTTTQRSGEWSTGLCDCCSDMGTCCCALWCFPCFQCQTASHFGWCLCMPLLDPCAFMAVSCCMRSSMRERYGIQGSTCGDVALVCCCYVCTWCQMAREVKTQTTSGPQQVHVVTQQVHMA; this is translated from the exons ATGGCTGTCCACCAGCAGCAGATCACCACTGTAACAACCACCCAGAGGTCGGGGGAATGGAGCACAGGACTGTGTGACTGCTGCTCTGACATGGGCACCT gtTGCTGTGCCTTGTGGTGCTTCCCCTGTTTTCAGTGTCAGACGGCCTCCCACTTCGGCTGGTGTCTCTGCATGCCCCTCCTGGACCCATGTGCCTTTATGGCTGTCTCCTGCTGCATGCGCTCCTCCATGAGAGAACGCTACGGCATCCAG gGTTCGACGTGTGGAGACGTCGCATTGGTGTGTTGCTGCTACGTCTGTACCTGGTGCCAGATGGCTCGTGAGGTTAAGACTCAGACCACATCAGGCCCCCAACAGGTTCACGTGGTCACCCAACAAGTTCACATGGCTTAG